The Sediminitomix flava genome window below encodes:
- a CDS encoding sulfatase-like hydrolase/transferase — protein sequence MLRIFLKNRMLWFILFIGITTIPAHAQEQKNVLFIMADDFNHWLKKIGYYPESITPNLDALADKGVLFSDAHASSPVCNPSRNAIWSGIRPSTSGISSNGDGYIRDKAGFEKVITMNEYFKQNGYHVFGGGKLYHPGKMQGEEVDPNNWSELYVDGTGSNGGSFYKWESETDGLFKWSAGEFDLNTTGDTKLANATAKWISEYEGEKPFFAAIGLFRPHLPWNAHKQFFDMFNPDDLPTPKGYLTNDADDIKASYNGTQNYKDVIADGVYQEALRAYLANMTYADHNVGIMLDALNESKFKDNTIIVFLGDHGWHLGEKDRFSKHAVFDIAHHTTLIIYNPSAEGNGKVCQKVVSLQDLYPTLVSLCGLDTKSDAQGNDLSPLLADANDTSWDKPIFMSYGDQNIIKTNKWRYVDKGDQSQLYDIENDPYEWTNLYGTEGFTSNSQVVTSLKSQINSMLVEGNQIRINQGNGQAGDGTAPTIYTGKSTTECEGIANLTDLSATRTACQEVTLSWTPDPCATEYIVRRKKDGDATYLNLGNKSEGANSFVDSSVEIGVHYIYQVRPFDGTNKMVSNNPELSITACDEDDDEEQNPTDPNTKLQEATGELVTYPSDNSYEFLPVSDIYEVSVIQDGDTLATTVYKSQSNADDNSRSKEILNNSISWTNFSFSGSAIVRVRLKNGQTKVTYPFAEILPKRKDVQLAKVNERTLDFRLTEAGQYSVEFGADGYKNGLMIFADPMETRPVPEGNSTKICDPCNQNDLTELSAFDAIVFKDNLHDINTWNIPNNIKEVYIEGGAVVRGALHMFDTDNDNTLIHGRGIIDGGGLYYPWTTLKTHGLESNGQVSGVTVEGITLSQAGAFFVRLLGTENKMDWIKTIGGWNFNNDGLVGYKNTHISNSFVWADDDGIKLYRDNQLVENIVMWHLVNGGCFQWAWNSVEAKNVLVRNVDIIHGQWPGDGQNQGVFNCRGSSNGDEEAIKTQQDWTFENINVDTPVKVLFNLAPQFNHKIKNMVFKNVKAEVTSDVINRLAGSSANYAVENISFVGLELNGNCVSSATEGKFKLEHTTNITFSCPSPPSKTVNTLGATIENDCEEIHLSWTDLTEEESYRLMRKEGTEGSFELMAELAQNISAFIDETIESDKTYSYQLYAVFSENEAYASNSVSVDLANCSVVTHSDLLEARSGLHFYPCPVQDTLNIQGLPQGTRVDIYTFEGALIDTFSNKSKAKKELQLNLSHLHSGVYILRTSSDSFQFIKN from the coding sequence ATGCTAAGAATATTTCTCAAAAATAGAATGTTGTGGTTCATTCTTTTTATAGGAATAACTACGATACCTGCTCATGCACAAGAGCAGAAAAATGTGCTATTTATAATGGCTGATGACTTCAACCATTGGCTAAAAAAAATTGGTTACTATCCTGAATCAATTACCCCTAACTTAGATGCTTTAGCGGATAAAGGCGTACTATTCAGCGATGCTCATGCCTCTTCTCCAGTCTGTAATCCTTCTCGTAATGCGATTTGGTCAGGCATTAGACCCTCTACCTCTGGAATTAGCAGTAATGGCGATGGGTATATTCGTGATAAGGCAGGATTTGAGAAGGTCATTACGATGAACGAATACTTCAAACAAAACGGCTATCATGTTTTTGGTGGTGGAAAACTTTACCATCCGGGTAAAATGCAAGGAGAAGAAGTTGACCCAAATAACTGGTCTGAGTTATACGTAGATGGAACAGGAAGTAATGGTGGTTCTTTTTATAAATGGGAATCTGAAACAGATGGCTTATTTAAGTGGAGTGCAGGAGAATTTGACCTAAATACCACTGGTGATACGAAGTTGGCCAATGCTACGGCCAAATGGATAAGTGAATATGAAGGTGAAAAACCTTTTTTTGCGGCTATAGGCCTATTCCGACCGCATTTGCCATGGAATGCGCACAAACAGTTCTTCGACATGTTTAATCCAGATGACCTACCTACTCCGAAAGGGTATTTGACCAATGATGCAGATGATATAAAAGCTAGTTACAATGGCACGCAAAATTATAAAGATGTCATAGCCGATGGGGTGTATCAAGAGGCTTTACGTGCATACCTTGCAAATATGACTTACGCAGATCATAATGTAGGAATTATGTTAGATGCACTTAATGAGAGTAAGTTTAAGGATAATACGATTATCGTATTTTTAGGCGATCATGGTTGGCATTTGGGCGAAAAAGACCGTTTCAGCAAACATGCGGTTTTTGATATCGCTCATCATACAACTTTGATTATTTACAACCCGAGCGCAGAAGGTAATGGAAAAGTATGTCAAAAAGTAGTCAGCTTACAAGATTTATATCCCACTCTAGTTTCCCTTTGTGGTTTAGATACAAAATCAGATGCTCAAGGTAACGACTTGAGTCCGCTCTTGGCTGATGCTAATGATACTTCTTGGGATAAGCCTATTTTTATGAGCTATGGCGATCAAAATATCATCAAAACCAACAAATGGCGTTACGTTGATAAAGGTGATCAAAGCCAGCTTTATGACATTGAAAACGATCCTTACGAATGGACGAATTTATACGGAACTGAAGGATTTACTTCTAACAGCCAAGTGGTGACATCTTTAAAATCTCAGATCAATAGCATGTTGGTAGAGGGTAACCAAATCCGAATCAATCAAGGAAATGGACAAGCTGGAGATGGAACTGCACCTACAATTTATACGGGAAAATCAACTACAGAGTGCGAAGGTATTGCAAATCTTACGGATTTATCGGCCACACGTACAGCTTGTCAAGAAGTTACTCTTTCCTGGACTCCCGATCCTTGTGCAACTGAATACATTGTCCGTAGAAAAAAAGATGGCGATGCTACTTATCTTAATCTAGGGAACAAAAGCGAAGGAGCAAATTCATTTGTAGATTCAAGTGTTGAAATTGGAGTTCATTACATTTATCAAGTACGCCCATTCGATGGTACAAACAAAATGGTTTCCAATAACCCTGAACTTAGCATTACTGCTTGTGATGAAGATGACGACGAGGAACAAAATCCTACAGATCCAAATACCAAACTTCAGGAGGCGACAGGTGAACTTGTTACATACCCTTCCGACAATTCCTATGAATTCTTACCTGTATCCGATATTTATGAAGTAAGTGTTATTCAGGATGGTGATACTTTAGCTACAACGGTTTACAAAAGTCAGTCAAATGCAGATGATAATTCAAGGTCAAAAGAGATTTTAAATAATTCTATTTCTTGGACGAATTTCTCGTTTTCAGGCTCTGCGATCGTACGGGTAAGACTTAAAAACGGACAAACTAAAGTGACTTATCCTTTTGCTGAAATTCTCCCAAAACGTAAGGATGTGCAATTGGCTAAAGTAAATGAACGAACCCTAGATTTTCGTTTGACTGAAGCTGGACAATACTCTGTTGAATTTGGTGCAGACGGGTATAAAAACGGACTGATGATCTTTGCCGATCCGATGGAAACACGCCCTGTTCCAGAAGGTAATTCTACTAAAATTTGTGATCCTTGTAACCAAAATGATTTAACAGAGCTAAGTGCCTTTGATGCCATTGTTTTCAAAGACAATCTACATGACATTAATACTTGGAACATTCCGAATAACATCAAAGAAGTCTATATAGAAGGGGGTGCTGTAGTGAGAGGGGCTTTGCATATGTTTGATACAGACAATGACAATACCCTAATTCATGGTAGAGGTATCATTGACGGAGGAGGTTTATATTACCCTTGGACAACCCTAAAAACACATGGCCTAGAAAGCAATGGACAAGTAAGTGGAGTCACCGTAGAAGGCATAACACTATCTCAAGCAGGAGCTTTCTTTGTGCGCCTTTTGGGTACAGAAAATAAAATGGATTGGATAAAGACCATTGGGGGATGGAACTTCAATAATGACGGTTTAGTTGGCTACAAAAATACGCATATTTCAAATAGTTTTGTTTGGGCCGATGACGATGGAATTAAGCTTTATCGTGACAATCAATTGGTGGAAAATATCGTCATGTGGCATCTTGTAAACGGCGGATGTTTCCAGTGGGCTTGGAACTCTGTTGAAGCTAAAAATGTGCTTGTCAGAAATGTGGATATCATTCATGGACAATGGCCTGGAGATGGACAAAACCAAGGTGTTTTTAACTGCCGAGGAAGTTCTAACGGGGATGAAGAGGCGATTAAAACACAACAAGATTGGACGTTTGAGAATATAAATGTAGATACTCCTGTTAAAGTTTTATTCAATCTAGCCCCACAATTTAACCATAAGATTAAAAATATGGTGTTCAAGAATGTGAAAGCAGAAGTAACAAGCGATGTGATTAATCGATTGGCGGGAAGTTCTGCAAATTATGCGGTTGAAAACATCTCTTTTGTGGGTTTGGAGCTAAATGGAAACTGTGTCTCATCTGCTACAGAGGGCAAATTCAAGTTAGAACATACAACTAATATAACCTTTTCATGCCCAAGTCCTCCTTCTAAAACAGTAAATACACTAGGTGCTACCATCGAAAATGATTGTGAAGAAATACACCTTAGTTGGACTGATTTAACAGAAGAAGAAAGTTATCGATTAATGCGTAAAGAAGGTACTGAAGGTTCTTTTGAACTGATGGCAGAATTGGCTCAAAACATTTCAGCTTTTATCGATGAAACTATTGAAAGTGATAAAACCTACAGTTACCAACTGTACGCCGTCTTTTCTGAAAATGAAGCCTACGCCTCCAATAGTGTTTCTGTTGATTTAGCAAATTGTTCAGTCGTGACCCATAGTGATCTTTTGGAAGCAAGAAGTGGGCTTCACTTTTATCCATGTCCTGTACAAGACACCCTAAATATACAAGGGCTGCCACAGGGTACTCGCGTGGATATTTATACTTTTGAAGGGGCTTTAATTGATACTTTTTCAAACAAATCAAAAGCTAAAAAGGAGCTCCAACTCAATTTAAGTCATCTGCATAGCGGTGTTTATATTTTGCGAACTTCCTCAGATAGCTTTCAATTTATTAAAAATTAA
- a CDS encoding glycoside hydrolase family 2 protein, whose protein sequence is MIHRKLTYLTFALLVMLSTISVLNAQEWKKAEAPLETVWASKVDTDSVLPEYPRPILQRKDWMNLNGIWEFQEAELSDRVPFKTLLDEKILVPYPIESAMSGVRRQLKNHRAWYRRTFDIPKDKAWKDKEFILHFGAVDYEAVVYVNGRCAGQHKGGYDAFSFNITSFLEEEGEQELIVHIYDPGNIEGIAIGKQNNERFSDPQRYTYSSSSGIWQTVWIEPVSKSYIKDLHITNDIDHKTITVKAIPESQRNSHDVFVAVKEEGRIVATARGKVNRDIELAIQYPKLWSPDAPFLYDVELILMDSNKVLDRIQSYTGMRKIALGEGVKGLKVIELNNKAIFQMGPLDQGYWPDGIYTAPTDEALKWDVAQIKEFGYNMIRKHIKIEPQRWYYWCDKLGILVWQDMPNTFKQRTEEEKTLFEVELQEMVKEHWNHPSIINWVVFNEHWGIYDPVRLTEMVMALDSHRLVTGNSGIDAGKPNIDYEVGHIKDNHSYRPPNVPFVTQKRASVCGEYGAIGYKVKGHIWDVDGPWVHHNYKGLEDATSEYEKFIQQIVDFKKEGLSAAVYTQWTDVENEMNGIYTYDRKVIKLDKERVKRANLSTYQKTDKPL, encoded by the coding sequence ATGATACATAGAAAATTGACTTATTTGACTTTTGCTCTTTTAGTAATGCTGTCAACTATTTCAGTCTTGAATGCTCAAGAATGGAAGAAAGCTGAAGCACCACTAGAAACAGTTTGGGCATCAAAAGTAGATACAGATTCGGTTTTACCTGAATACCCTAGACCTATTCTCCAACGAAAAGACTGGATGAATTTAAATGGTATTTGGGAATTTCAAGAGGCTGAATTATCAGATAGAGTTCCTTTCAAAACTTTATTAGATGAGAAGATACTTGTACCGTATCCTATCGAATCAGCCATGTCTGGTGTTCGTAGACAACTAAAAAATCATAGAGCTTGGTATAGAAGAACTTTTGATATTCCAAAAGATAAAGCATGGAAAGATAAAGAGTTCATTCTTCATTTTGGTGCGGTAGATTATGAAGCAGTTGTTTACGTAAATGGACGTTGTGCAGGTCAGCACAAGGGCGGTTATGATGCTTTTAGTTTCAATATCACATCTTTCCTTGAAGAAGAAGGTGAGCAAGAACTCATTGTTCACATTTATGATCCAGGAAATATAGAAGGCATCGCAATTGGGAAACAAAATAATGAACGCTTCTCTGATCCACAAAGATATACTTATAGCTCATCTTCGGGAATTTGGCAAACAGTTTGGATTGAGCCTGTAAGTAAGAGCTACATTAAAGATTTACACATAACGAATGATATAGACCATAAAACGATTACGGTCAAAGCAATTCCTGAATCTCAAAGAAATAGTCATGATGTATTTGTGGCTGTAAAAGAGGAAGGCCGAATTGTGGCAACTGCTCGAGGAAAAGTAAATAGGGATATTGAATTAGCTATCCAATATCCAAAGCTATGGTCGCCAGATGCCCCATTTTTATATGATGTAGAATTAATTTTGATGGATTCTAATAAGGTTTTAGATCGAATTCAAAGTTATACGGGAATGCGTAAAATAGCCTTGGGAGAAGGGGTAAAAGGATTAAAAGTGATTGAACTTAACAACAAAGCCATTTTCCAAATGGGGCCATTAGATCAAGGATATTGGCCTGATGGAATTTATACGGCTCCAACAGATGAGGCTTTGAAGTGGGATGTAGCTCAGATCAAAGAATTTGGTTACAATATGATCCGAAAGCATATCAAAATAGAACCGCAAAGATGGTACTATTGGTGTGACAAATTAGGCATTTTGGTATGGCAGGATATGCCGAATACGTTCAAGCAAAGAACAGAGGAGGAGAAAACTTTATTTGAGGTTGAACTACAAGAAATGGTGAAAGAACATTGGAACCATCCTTCTATCATTAATTGGGTGGTGTTCAATGAGCATTGGGGAATTTATGATCCAGTCCGATTGACTGAAATGGTGATGGCATTAGACTCACACCGTCTTGTTACAGGAAATAGTGGTATTGATGCGGGTAAGCCCAATATTGACTATGAGGTAGGTCACATAAAAGATAATCATTCATACCGTCCGCCGAATGTCCCTTTTGTAACTCAAAAAAGAGCTTCAGTTTGTGGAGAATATGGAGCGATCGGGTATAAAGTTAAAGGGCATATCTGGGATGTCGATGGACCTTGGGTACACCATAATTACAAAGGACTTGAAGATGCTACAAGCGAGTATGAGAAGTTTATCCAACAGATTGTAGACTTCAAAAAAGAAGGACTTAGCGCAGCCGTTTACACACAATGGACGGATGTTGAGAATGAAATGAATGGAATTTATACCTATGATCGTAAGGTCATTAAACTAGATAAAGAACGTGTCAAGAGGGCAAACCTTTCGACTTATCAAAAAACTGACAAACCATTATAA